In a single window of the Equus quagga isolate Etosha38 chromosome 7, UCLA_HA_Equagga_1.0, whole genome shotgun sequence genome:
- the LOC124242037 gene encoding serine/arginine repetitive matrix protein 1-like, translating into MVVAAIQGFARRGLMGRLSASCSQEEVSGLVDAVRLTKSCPFVLKPKVRPPLRPALPGRAFVARAQPPPESRSLLPHFRTEPGASRNRSVAGRVDTFSPYASPRKKPASFTRSGHPSHLHPSPQSAFPGGGRSPRAPPASRVGGPGRSSATRSGSLGQVLERQFPGPRSGNQGAPGLGAAKTRRGRARDSQARYPLAATGSATIHCRAEVWPAQQRAAWTRQGDQGRDARAPHDTGIGAHGGQSRGEAPGPAPADPCASRLRLRPWPLPLARVGSSTPLFGSERTKTSSVRRGPAAAINHHAGPPSRSSRAGARGRLRVPGRTGRPALPVSAWGTRDCAGNLASSFPVRQRQGPASPTRCHHHASLRSPDPEATRASPDRCLGVSVCLHPGGERDAAPSTCTHALADLLQPRGV; encoded by the exons atggttgTCGCCGCAATCCAGGGCTTTGCAAGGCGCGGTTTAATGGGCCGCCTGTCAGCTTCCTGCTCGCAGGAGGAG GTCTCCGGCCTCGTGGACGCGGTCCGACTGACAAAATCCTGCCCCTTTGTTTTAAAACCGAAGGTCAGGCCACCCTTGCGCCCTGCTCTCCCCGGCCGCGCCTTCGTCGCGCGGGCTCAGCCCCCCCCCGAGTCTCGGTCACTTCTGCCCCATTTCAGGACCGAACCCGGCGCTTCCCGGAATCGTAGTGTTGCCGGCCGCGTGGACACGTTCTCCCCTTACGCCTCCCCCAGAAAAAAACCGGCATCCTTCACTAGGTCAGGACACCCGAGCCACCTCCACCCATCGCCCCAAAGCGCCTTTCCCGGTGGGGGCCGAAGTCCCCGCGCTCCACCAGCTTCTCGGGTAGGGGGCCCCGGGCGTTCGTCTGCCACCCGCTCGGGAAGCCTTGGCCAGGTGCTTGAGCGCCAGTTTCCAGGTCCCAGGTCCGGCAACCAGGGAGCTCCCGGCCTGGGCGCCGCTAAAACCCGGAGAGGCCGCGCCCGGGACAGCCAAGCTCGCTATCCCCTTGCTGCGACTGGCTCAGCCACGATTCACTGCCGAGCCGAGGTTTGGCCAGCCCAGCAGAGAGCGGCCTGGACTCGCCAGGGAGACCAGGGACGCGACGCCAGAGCCCCGCACGACACGGGGATCGGGGCGCACGGCGGGCAGAGCAGAGGTGAGGCTCCAGGCCCGGCCCCAGCGGATCCCTGCGCCTCTCGGCTCCGCCTCCGGCCCTGGCCTCTTCCCCTGGCCCGGGTCGGGTCTTCCACTCCACTGTTTGGCTCGGAGAGGACGAAGACGAGCTCGGTGCGCAGGGGGCCTGCAGCGGCCATAAATCACCACGCGGGCCCTCCTTCCCGCAGCTCACGCGCGGGGGCTCGCGGCCGGCTTCGCGTCCCGGGCCGCACCGGGCGCCCTGCTCTCCCGGTCAGCGCCTGGGGGACCCGAGACTGTGCGGGGAACCTGGCCAGCAGTTTCCCCGTTCGCCAAAGACAGGGACCGGCCTCGCCGACTCGGTGCCACCATCATGCATCCTTGCGGTCGCCAGACCCCGAAGCAACCCGGGCCTCACCGGATCGCTGCCTAGG